The following nucleotide sequence is from Oceanispirochaeta sp..
GTCAGAAACAAGATCTGAAGGCAAAGCTGGATCAAAAGAAGACACTCTCGGAAAACCTTAAAAAGCAGAGGATCCGCCAGGAAAATCTGAAAGAACTGGCCGCCCTGTTCAAGGGACGGAAATTTGTGGAATACATTGCCGATGTGTACCTTCAGGAACTCTGTCAGCTGGCAAACATTCGCTTCTCCCCCCTCAGTAACCGCAGCCTGGAACTGGTATTTCAGGAAAATCAGATCCTGGTTCGGGACTTTCTCAACGAGGGCCGGCTCAGACATGTGAAGACCCTGTCGGGAGGACAGACCTTCCAGGCCGCCCTCTGTCTGGCTCTGGCCCTGGCGGAACAAACGGGACGGGGAAAAGGCAGTTTCTTCTTCCTGGATGAAGGGTTCGGATCCCTTGACAGAACCTCCCTGGAGACCGTGATGGCCTCTCTTCGCCAATTAAGCAGAGAGGGTAGGATCATCGGATTGATCTCTCATGTGGAAGACCTGCAGGAGGACCTGGATGTCTGGCTCAAGGTCAGCAGGGATGATGAGAAGGGCAGCAGTATCCAATCCAGCTGGCTGGGAAGAGAGGACTAGGAAGGATGTCCAAATTTTTATTTATGGGTGACAGCCTCACCGCCGGGAATCTGGGATTCAGTTTTCTGAAGCTCCTCCAAGATTCTTCAGTTCTGATGGAGCACACACTGATGAATGGCGGGGAAGACGGATACACCCTGGAGGGTCTCCGTCTGAAATTGGAGGCTTTTCTGACCAGAAATAAACTTCCCGATGTTCTGATTCTGGAGGGGGGAGCCAATGATGTTCTTCTGCCCCGCATGCAGTCACAGGGACCTGAATGGGATCCCTTCATCAGAAAACTGAAACGCCATGGTTCTGTCCCGGCCGGGGACAAGGCCTCCTTCAGAAATACCCTCCGGACCATCCTGTCCGCTGCTTTCGACAGCATGATTCCAAGGGTCATGATCTGCACGATTCCCTGTCTGGGAGAAGACCTGTTATCCGGGTTGAACCTGAAAAGGGAAGAGTACAACAACATTATCCGAGAGGCATGTCTTGAGTACGAACAAGCCCTTTTTGACTGCTCCTGTATAGATCTGGCCCAAAGATTTGAAGAGACCCTCCTCCCCTTTCAACCCGGCTCTCCCTATCTATTCAATGACCCGGAAGCGCTGCAGCATGATGCCCGCCGTATTTTATCAGAGGGAGAAAATACTCTGTGCAGTGAAAGAAAGCTGCAACTCACCATTGACGGAGCCCATCTGAACAGCAAAGGTGCAGAACTAATGGCCCGGTGTTTTCTGGAAGCCTTCCACCGAGAGGGACTCATAAGTTTTATTCCTTGATCTGCTCCCAATACCGGGCAGAGACAAAAAGCAGATCCGAGAGCCTGTTCAGATAAACCTGACAAGGGATAAGATGAGTCATCACTCCATTTCGGATCAAACCGACAATCTGTCTCTCACAGCGGCGACAGACTGTTCTGGACACATCAATCCAGGCAGAACAGAGAGTCTTCCCCGGGTGAATAAACTCTCTGGGAAAGAAGGTGGTTTCCATCATTTCCCGTTGAGCCTCTTCCAGATAGGTCGTATCTTTATCGGTCAGAGGCGTGATCTTGAGCCTGCTTCTGTTATCAGGGTTGGCAACCATCCCTCCCAGGATGATCAGATCTGCCTGAATCCGCTCAAAAAGACCGATCCAATGAAACGCCCTCTTCTCCGTCTCCGGGAGAGGGCCAAACTGTCTTAACCCGGCTTTGGCAACACCCAGAGTACTGGAGAGCTCATCCAGGTCTCCCAGAAGATGGAAGAGAGGATCATCCTTGCGTCTCCGCTCTCCGTTAAAAAGAGTGGAATCTCCCGTGTCCCCTCCCCGCGTCGTTATCTGGTCAAAATCCAGTTGTTTCTTTTTCATGCTTAGAAGTATTGAGTGAAGACTAGCAAATTTCAAGAAAATCCGAGGAGGAAACAGGAGAGAGAAGTCCAGGATTTCTGCCTCATTCTTTTCATTTTAACAAAAAATTATTATTCCTTAATTGCAAATAAGCTTCTCCGTGTTAAGATAATGAAAAAAATAGGTAGAACGGTACAGTCATGAGCCATAATCTTGTTGAATACGCTATCAGTGAGTCAAAGACGCTGACCGTAAAAACCATTTCTTACCTCTCACGGGAACGGAACTATATTGACCGTGTGCTCAAGCAGTACCTCAATGAGATTGAGAAACCATTCCTGGTGAATCAAGTCGCTTACTGCCTCCATGAACTGGCAGGAAATGCCAACAGAGCCAATGCGAAACGGGTATACTTTGATGAGAGGGGCCTGGATATCAGCAGTTCCCAGGATTACATCCAGGGTCTGACTACATTCCGGCAGGACACATTCAGTCAGATCGATAAATTTCATGCCAAACAGAAAGCCGCCGGCCTGTACATCAAGATTGATTTTCAGCTGCGGGATGAATCTCTCAGAATCCGGGTCAGGAACAATACTCCCCTCACCAATGAAGAGAGAGACAGAATCCATCAGAAATTTGAAACCAATAAAAAATACACGAATATACCCGAGGCATACAATGCTCTGGAAGACTATAGCGAGGGAGCCGGATTAGGTCTTGTCATGATCCTTCAGCTTTTAAACAATCTGGGCTTTGGTGAGGATGCTCTGCATGTGGATACCAACGGTAAGGAAACAATTGCCACCCTCTACCTGAATGCAGAGGATGAACTTTATAATTTAGCTCTTAATAATTACTAACACAATTCATAGTTTTCACTGTTACAATAGGGGTGAGAGTTATCCCAGACCTCCACTTCAAACTTCACCATAAAGGGGAGCATCATGTCTTTGATCGACAATTATAATTCCATTGATATTTTCGTCCTTCGCAAGGAAGCCGAAGAAAGACTTCAATGGTGCTATGCCCACGGCCATATCAGCATCGAAACCCTCGAATCCAGGCTTAAACAGCTCAATGAGAAAGAAGATAAATTATCCATCATAGCCTTGATTGAGGATCTTCCAGCACCCGAAACGAACGAGAAAATGAATGAGAACAGCAGCAATGACCACTGGTATCACAGCGGAAGCGGTAAGAAAGGAGAAAACTACTTTTCTCTCCTGGGCAGCAACTCGAGGAAAGGAAGCTGGGATGTCCCGGAAAAACTGGATGTCTGTGTTCTCCTGGGCAGTCAGGTTCTGGATTTCAGGGAGGCCCGCTTCCCCCGGAAAACGGTCAAGATTCAAGCCTGTGCCATCCTGGGCAGCATCGATATGAAATTCCCCCGGGGAGTACAGGTCAGCACGAAAGGATTTCCTTTATTGGGTTCCATCGACAACCGGGTAGAATCCGATTCAACGGGTCCCCGGATTGAGGTGGAAGGTTTCGCCTTGATGGGCAGCATATCCGCCGCCAACCCTAAAAAGAAAAAGTGAATCTTTAAAGATTATTGAGACAGAAAAAAAACCCCGGTAGAAGATCTCCGGGGCATCAATCAATAGAATACTAATCTACATTTTCAAGGGATAACCCTTGCTTTTCAAGGTCGCAATGACCTTATCTTCGGCTTCCTTGATAAAGTCTCCCGTCAGTGTCTTGTCGGGGTCTTTAAAAGACATCCTCAGAGTAACGGATTTCTGTTCTTCCGACATGACAAAGACATCTGCCACCTTCACCCAGTCCAGCTCTTTCATCTTCAAAGTCTTCAAGGCGCTGACGACATCTTCCACAGGAGTATGAGCCTCGGCGAGTACCGTACAGTCAAACAGGGAGGAAGGAAAGCGGTCCAGAGGCTGATATTTAGTCTTGTCCTTCATCCTCTGATCCTGAAAGTCTGTCAGATCCAGAACAGCGATGACCAGCTGTCCCTTGATCTTAAAATTCCGGCAAACCAGAGGATGAATGGTTCCGATATACCCGCGGCTCCGTCCCATGATCTGTATATCCATGGTTTCATAGGGGTGGATTCCCGCCCAGTCTACAGGATAGAGGGGATTCTGATCATTTTTCCCGGGGATCATCCTGTAGGAGATATTCAGACTGTTCATCAGCTCTTCTACACGGTTGGCCACATCCAGGTAGGGAGAGTTCTTTTTATCAAAGGACACAAAACCCAGCTGATAACGCTCGTTTGAAAAGTCCTGGACATCTTCCTGATAACTCCGTCCCAGTTCAAACATCTTGAAGGAGCTGTAACTCTTCTGATTCAGGGCTGCCGATGCCATAAGGCTGGGAATCAGGGAAGGCCTCATACGGTCTGATTCAGGACTCATGGCATTCACCAGGACCAATGTCTCATTCTTCTCCGGCCAATAAGCCTGATCCAGGAGTTTTTCTCCCACCATGGGATAGGTCATGATTTCCAATGCGCCCGCCCGGTTCACCATGAAATCCTGAATTTTTCTGCTCTTCACCTTGGCCTCTGACAGTCTGACCGCAGAGATGGCGTTCATGGGAGATTCAGGGGTTATGTTGTCATAACCGATAATCCGGCCGATCTCTTCGATAATATCCGCATCACATTCAATGTCTTTTGTAGATCTATAGGAGGGAACGGTCACGGTCAGTTCTCTTTCTGATTGTGCAACAGCAAAATCCAGGGCTTCCAGAATCTGGACAATCTCAAGGGTGGGAATTTTTTTTCCCAGGACCTGGCAGATCCTCCGGGGGCTGACCCTGATGACCAGGGGTGTATAGACCGGCATATTTACTTTGACAATCGATCCTTTCACGACGGCTTCGGGACAGCTCTCTTTGACCAACTCGATCAACCGCAGAAGCGACCTTTCCAGAAGCTGGGAATCCAGTGATTTTTCATAGCGCTGGAGGGCATCGGTTCTCAACCCCAAACGGGTGGCTGTGGAGCGGACTTCCGAATCCTTCCAGTTGGCCACCTCCAGAAAAATACGGCTGGTTTTATCGGCGATACTGCTGTCGAGTCCGCCCATGATCCCGGCGATTCCTGAAGGTCCCTGGGCGTCACAGACCATTGTATCCGACGGCTGGAGTTCTCTTGTCATTTCATCCAGGGTTACAAATTCTTTATCCTCCCCGGCTCGGCGGACGATGATTTTTTCGCCCCGGATGGTATCTCTATCAAAAATATGGTTTGGAATTCCCAGTTCAAGCATGACATAGTTTGAAATATCGACAATGTTGTTGATAGGCCTCATGCCGCAGGCATTCAGACGGTTTTGAATCCACAGGGGGCTGTCTTTGATGGTGATGTTGTCCATGGAAATCCCTGTAAATCCCAGGTTGGCAGAGTCGGGATCTACCGTGATGCTCACGGGGGGATTTTCATCGCTCATCCAGGACCGGATATTTTGCTCCCACCCGTCATTCCAGAGATCCTTTAAAGGACTTCCGAATACTGCTGCGAACTCCCGGGCCATACCGTAATGGCCCCAGAGGTCGGGGCGGTGTGTGATGGATTTATTATCGATGTCAAAGAGGATGTCATTCTTTTGACCTATATACTCACCCACAGACTGTCCCAGGGGAGCATCGTCTGGAAAAATCTTTAAACCTGAGTCGTCATCTCCGAGGACCAGCTCTGTTTCACTGCAGAGCATTCCCTCAGAAACAACACCCCGGATCTTCTTGGGTGTCAGAGTAAAGCCGCCGGGGAATGTTGTTCCCTGGGGAGCATAAGGAACTCTTTTGCCCACAACGGCATTGGGAGCTCCACAGACAACCTGGTGTTCCTCTTTGCCATCTGTGAATCGCACCAGATGAAGATGATCCGAATCAGGGTGATCCTCCACCTGGGTAATCTCTACAATCCGAACTCTTTCCAGCAGTTCACCCGTGGTCAGAACATCTTCCACCTCACAGGTCGCCATGGTGAATCGTTGCGCCAGTTTTTCCTGGTTCATCTCTGGAAGATCTACAAAATCCTTGATCCAGTCTATTGATATGTACATTGTGCTTCCTTGGTTTAATATGTTTTGAACTGAGAAACGAATGAAAGGTTTCCACTGTGGAGATGTCTGATATCATCGATTCCGTATCGCATCATAACCAGACGATCCAGGCCCAGGCCAAAGGCGAATCCATTATATTCATCGGGATCAACATTCCCATGTCTCAGAACATTGGGATGAACCATCCCGCAGGGGAGGAGTTCCACCCAGCCGGACTGCTTACAGACGGAACAACCCGAACCGCCGCAGATAAGGCATTCAATGTCCAGCTCGAAGCCTGGCTCCACAAAGGGGAAAAATCCGGGGCGCAATCTTACATTGACCTCTTTCCTGAAGATTTCACTCAGGAGGGTTTTCATAAAATAAATCAGGTTGGCAACGGAAATGTCCTTCCCCACCATCATCCCTTCCAGCTGATGAAAGGCGGCCTCATGGGAGGCATCGGTCGCTTCACAGCGGAAAACCTTTCCAGGACCGATAAACTTAAAGGGGGGAGTTCTTGTTTCCATGCCGCGCGCCTGGATACAGGAGGTATGAGTTCTCAAGAGGTGCTTCATATCCTGAAACCAGAAGGTATCCTGCATGTCTCTCGCCGGATGGGTCTCGGGAATATTCAGGGCTTCAAAGTTATAAAATTCATTTTCGATATGGGGCCCATCCAGGATCTCAAAACCCATGGATGTAAAAATGTCCTCGATCTCCCTCTGAATGATTGTCACAGGGTGGTATCCGGCGGCAGACAGCCCCTGATCCCTAATGGAGGAGCGGTAGGTAATGTCCTGCCAGTTCTTCTTCAGTTTTTCATTAATTTCAGAAAGCTCCAGGGCTGTCATCTTTTTTTCGATGTCTGCCAGGAT
It contains:
- a CDS encoding SGNH/GDSL hydrolase family protein — protein: MSKFLFMGDSLTAGNLGFSFLKLLQDSSVLMEHTLMNGGEDGYTLEGLRLKLEAFLTRNKLPDVLILEGGANDVLLPRMQSQGPEWDPFIRKLKRHGSVPAGDKASFRNTLRTILSAAFDSMIPRVMICTIPCLGEDLLSGLNLKREEYNNIIREACLEYEQALFDCSCIDLAQRFEETLLPFQPGSPYLFNDPEALQHDARRILSEGENTLCSERKLQLTIDGAHLNSKGAELMARCFLEAFHREGLISFIP
- a CDS encoding cob(I)yrinic acid a,c-diamide adenosyltransferase — translated: MKKKQLDFDQITTRGGDTGDSTLFNGERRRKDDPLFHLLGDLDELSSTLGVAKAGLRQFGPLPETEKRAFHWIGLFERIQADLIILGGMVANPDNRSRLKITPLTDKDTTYLEEAQREMMETTFFPREFIHPGKTLCSAWIDVSRTVCRRCERQIVGLIRNGVMTHLIPCQVYLNRLSDLLFVSARYWEQIKE
- the pheT gene encoding phenylalanine--tRNA ligase subunit beta, coding for MYISIDWIKDFVDLPEMNQEKLAQRFTMATCEVEDVLTTGELLERVRIVEITQVEDHPDSDHLHLVRFTDGKEEHQVVCGAPNAVVGKRVPYAPQGTTFPGGFTLTPKKIRGVVSEGMLCSETELVLGDDDSGLKIFPDDAPLGQSVGEYIGQKNDILFDIDNKSITHRPDLWGHYGMAREFAAVFGSPLKDLWNDGWEQNIRSWMSDENPPVSITVDPDSANLGFTGISMDNITIKDSPLWIQNRLNACGMRPINNIVDISNYVMLELGIPNHIFDRDTIRGEKIIVRRAGEDKEFVTLDEMTRELQPSDTMVCDAQGPSGIAGIMGGLDSSIADKTSRIFLEVANWKDSEVRSTATRLGLRTDALQRYEKSLDSQLLERSLLRLIELVKESCPEAVVKGSIVKVNMPVYTPLVIRVSPRRICQVLGKKIPTLEIVQILEALDFAVAQSERELTVTVPSYRSTKDIECDADIIEEIGRIIGYDNITPESPMNAISAVRLSEAKVKSRKIQDFMVNRAGALEIMTYPMVGEKLLDQAYWPEKNETLVLVNAMSPESDRMRPSLIPSLMASAALNQKSYSSFKMFELGRSYQEDVQDFSNERYQLGFVSFDKKNSPYLDVANRVEELMNSLNISYRMIPGKNDQNPLYPVDWAGIHPYETMDIQIMGRSRGYIGTIHPLVCRNFKIKGQLVIAVLDLTDFQDQRMKDKTKYQPLDRFPSSLFDCTVLAEAHTPVEDVVSALKTLKMKELDWVKVADVFVMSEEQKSVTLRMSFKDPDKTLTGDFIKEAEDKVIATLKSKGYPLKM
- the pheS gene encoding phenylalanine--tRNA ligase subunit alpha, which gives rise to MLQNLEDLKSEFSSALSGVKDHSTLVNLKADFLGKKGKLNNILKSLKDATPEVRKTLGMRSNQLKETILADIEKKMTALELSEINEKLKKNWQDITYRSSIRDQGLSAAGYHPVTIIQREIEDIFTSMGFEILDGPHIENEFYNFEALNIPETHPARDMQDTFWFQDMKHLLRTHTSCIQARGMETRTPPFKFIGPGKVFRCEATDASHEAAFHQLEGMMVGKDISVANLIYFMKTLLSEIFRKEVNVRLRPGFFPFVEPGFELDIECLICGGSGCSVCKQSGWVELLPCGMVHPNVLRHGNVDPDEYNGFAFGLGLDRLVMMRYGIDDIRHLHSGNLSFVSQFKTY